The following are from one region of the Cervus canadensis isolate Bull #8, Minnesota chromosome 21, ASM1932006v1, whole genome shotgun sequence genome:
- the LOC122423650 gene encoding olfactory receptor 6C1: MRNHTERIEFILLGLSDDPQVQVVIFVFLLITYTLSITGNLTIITLTLLDAHLQTPMYFFLRNFSILEVSFTTVSIPKFLATIITGDKTISFNDCIAQLFFFILLGVTEFYLLAAMSYDRYIAICKPLHYMTIMNHRVCTLLVFSSWLVSFLIIFPALMLLLNLDYCRSNIIDHFTCDYFPLLQLSCSDTNFLEMMGFSCAVFTLMFTLALIILSYTFIIRTILRIPSTSQRTKAFSTCSSHMIVISISYGSCIFMYIKPSARDRVSLSKGVAVLNTSVAPMLNPFIYSLRNQQVKQAFLDMARKTIFQKETK; this comes from the coding sequence ATGAGGAACCATACAGAAAGAATAGAGTTTATCCTCCTGGGACTGTCAGATGACCCACAAGTTCAGGTTGTGATCTTTGTCTTTCTGCTCATCACCTACACGCTCAGCATCACTGGGAACCTGACCATTATCACCCTGACCCTGCTGGATGCCCACCTCCAAAcccccatgtatttcttcctcagAAATTTCTCCATCTTAGAAGTATCATTCACAACTGTCAGTATACCCAAGTTCCTGGCCACCATCATTACAGGAGATAAAACCATCTCTTTTAATGATTGCATtgctcagttattttttttcattctcttgggaGTCACTGAGTTTTACCTTCTGGCTGCCATGTCCTATGACCGTTACATTGCCATCTGCAAACCCCTGCATTACATGACCATCATGAACCACAGAGTCTGCACACTGCTTGTCTTCTCTTCCTGGCTAGTTTCATTCTTAATCATATTCCCTGCACTCATGTTGCTCTTAAACCTTGATTACTGTAGGTCTAATATTATTGACCATTTTACCTgtgattattttcctttgcttcaaCTGTCTTGTTCAGACACAAACTTCCTCGAAATGATGGGATTTTCCTGTGCTGTGTTTACTCTAATGTTCACTTTAGCTTTAATAATTCTGTCCTATACATTCATCATCAGAACAATTTTAAGAATTCCTTCTACTAGTCAGAGGACAAAGGCCTTTTCCACATGTTCCTCCCACATGATTGTCATCTCCATCTCTTATGGCAGCtgcatttttatgtatattaaacCCTCAGCACGGGATAGGGTGTCTTTGAGCAAGGGAGTGGCTGTGCTTAACACCTCAGTagcccccatgctgaaccccttcattTACAGCCTACGGAATCAGCAAGTCAAGCAAGCCTTCCTGGACATGGCAAGAAAGACTATCTTTCAGAAGGAAACTAAATGA